The genomic window CATGAATTCATCAAATAGGGaaagtttttatattgaatgCAAATAGTGTATCATtcattaaaccctaaacaaccAATTGCACTCTATTGAAAGATATGTCTTAAATTCTGAATAAgctaagaaaattataaaataatttaaacaacAAGTGTCATAGGTGAAAATTGTCGCAACTATGACTTCCATAACCGTCACAACGAACCTAAAGATATCAATCGCATCAAAACACTAATCTTCTTCGACACGCGTCGAATGGGAGAGAGTTGCTGCTGCCACGTCGGATGTGTTGGCCTTTACCTCCTCCGCCGTAACAAACAGAAGAATCCACCGGCGATTGATAAAACTCGTCGTCGTCGTAGTCAGAGAAGGAGAGCTCTCGAACGGTCTCTGCGATCAAGTCGCGACAGATGTGATCATGAAGAGCCAAACCGATTTTAGCGACCTCTCTTCGTTGACCAGATGCCACGTCATCACAAACTTGGTTCACGCTCTCCATCAAGCTCCGTCTTACCCTCCGCACCACAAGGGGCAACGTGCCACATGACTCTGTCGTCGTCGTTGACGTTGATCTCTTGGAAATGACGTCATGAATGGAGTAATGATCGGGTCTAGTGATTAGATTTATATTGTTGACTTTGTAGGGTTTGTTGTCTTTGCAGCAATATTCGTGATGGTTCATCATCGACAACATCGTGTCTGTGTCTGGTTCGTGTTGTGTCGTCTTCGTGTTCTTCTGCGTGTGCGTCCCCACGACGACATCTCCTGCCAGTACTGTTGGTTGTTTGTTAAATAAGacgaaaataatttatcaGACAACTTGTGTGTTtagtatataaattagtaCGTTGtcacacaaatatatataaactattacTAGCGAATAATAAGACTCAGGCATACATGAAGTGCTTGTagaatcatttttctttaaaagtgGTGTTCTTGATTTGGTACCATAAAACAGTATGTGGGTCAGAATCAGGAATAAATCAAAGAATGGGTGGGGGTCCAAATGATGGGAAAAGTTAAAGTGGGCTTCATGACTAAAGGAATAAAGGCCCCTAAAAGCTGTTTCTTCCTTCATCATTTGTCTAACATGCCTCTTTCTCCTCACACTTTCTTTACTCTCTTCTCCACTTTAATTTGATCCTATCAGATTAGACTAAACCTCATTACATAATTAGCCCCACCGAAACTTAATTGGGGTCCATACTATATTgtctttatataattttgaacaCTATCCTCAATATGACAACAACTATATAATGATCCAATTGTTAGAGCAATTAGATGtgacatcaaaatcaaataacacAGTTTATGCATGCATGAAATTGTTAGAGCAATAAGATGTCTTTATCaatatacttttatttgtatataccAAAATGATGAGCCTGTCTTCCACTATTGGACATACTCATGATTTCAACACCACCAAATTAAAGAGACAACTCTTTGGCCTTCCCATTCTATCTTCACTCTTTATTGCTACTTTAGTTGACACAATGTTCACTTAAGTTTActactttaatttatttattttgaacaacaaaagattaaaatacaaaattccCTGATAATGTGCTACAAATTACGGACCACATCAATTCTCCCACAttttaatatgaatttttctttcttgatttttgttaagTTATCAATAAATAAGAGAAGTTTTtataagtgaaaaaaaaaaaagatgatttcGACATGTTTGTATTAAACGTATAAGATGACCAAAACACTGACAAAAACGGAGAAACGTACCGGTGCCGGAGAATTTAAAATTCTCACGTGTGGTCGGCGGAGAaacctcaagtctcttgtgaAGAATGTAAGTGGTTTTGATGACGTCGATGGTTCTTCTTAGCTCCTCTAAGTCCCGATCACATTTCTCTAGTGCTCCGACTAGACTAACTCTCGCCGCATCTCCCTCTCCTTCATTGTGCGGAAGCGGTGGCGCAACGATTCCTCCGCCTTGTCCGTTTGATGAATCTTGCGGAGGAGAAGCGTAAACGACGGTTCTTTGTTCTCGCTTTTTAGATCCCAAGGTGATGGATTTGCGGCGGTTGAAGGTGGAGAGGAAGAGGTTGAAGAACCCGGGGAGGCAGCCGGAGGAGACGGCGGAGGAGTTTGAGTTTCTCCGTGGAGGATTATGGTTTTCCCGCcatgaagatgaaggagaaagCAAGTTCTCTCGTTtactcttcttcatattcctcctatctgtttttgtttttctcacctctttctttttctctctatctaaAACCTTAAATTCCCATTTAGTCAAAAGAAATTATTCATTTCAACggtaaaattataatattataccCTTTTTGTGATTTAGGTCTCCatgctttatttttattttattctccttttcacttttgttttacgtttttttttttactttaaggTTGGTCCATTTGCACATGGCAAATTCCAAAGCATTGACACTTTACTTATTAGCTATAGACATTATAATGTCATTTTTTGGCTAGACATTATAGTGtctttcatgttttgtttcctaTTTTGAAGTTTAATTAGTGCTTACTGGCTTACAAAGTAAATTATCACTCAACTCTAGATAAACTTCAACTAGACCTTCGAATACAACATGATGGGGATTCcattaacaaaattaagaaccctaatcaaaTACTAGGCATTTAGGAGTTTAGCACAAGGCTctatgagaaacaaaagggCATTATTAAGAGTGTTCTTTAAGATTCATGACCTTGTGCATGCTGGACAGAGAAAACTTTTAGAGCTTTTTTTATCAATCCTATAagaattagatattttttgtaCGAGTAATTGTAATTGCATCATTAATGGCACTCTGTTTTGAGACCATAAATCATTTACAcgtttgaagaaaacaatttatgcTTTAATTTAACAATTTTCGGTAAGCAGAAAAACTAACACTGCTCACAAATTTTACATGTAGAGATATATTTCCATCTGTCAAATATAATTGTGAttgaagtttttaaaatacataaaacattttgatcatAAATAATAAGACTTCGTAATTGATTGATTACAGTGCTGAGTTGGCAAATTgcaataagatttttttagaaaGACATGCATTGCACATTCAGCTgtgaagaaacaacaaactcTACATACGAATTGATTCTCACTGATCAGACTAATCTTACCATCATATCAATGAACACAACATTGGAAGTTTCAGGTTTATAATCTCAGTAACAATATGACTGACCAGTCAAAACAAAGCCTACTCTATACAAATAAGGGctcgaaagaaagaaaagccaatgaaaatttgaatgaACAAGAGAAACTAAACTAACCCACTTTGGTTTATAGATCATTCCATACTTTGTAGTCGCTAGTTGAGCTGTTGTTCTGCATATGGTCTTGGCAGCCTATGAAGAAAGTAGAACGCACAGGATCTACATTTACTAGAGCATGAGCCGTGCCACTCTGACTAACAGCTACAGCTACCTCATCCTCTCCAATTAACACTTCGGCGTAACCTTTATCGACTTCGTGGTTTTCCAGCTGCATTCATATAGGTTTGTCCATAAACAAtgtttgattgatgattttggttCATCTTGACCCGAGAGCAGTAAAGAAATGGAAAACCAGGGCACAATCATCACAGGAAAAAGGTTCAAACAAGTAAGATAAGCCCACTTAGTCACATTACTAAACATCTTAATGGAAGAAACTCGATTTTTCATTCTTAGACAGTGATTAGTGGTTCAGTGATCCGTGAGTAAATGACTGATGATATTAGTCCAATAGTCAAGAACATCTTTATGATAGATTCAGAAGTGATTTTCACCTTTATCTCAATAAAAAGAGTCCCAACGCAGAATCTAAgacaaaaaatcagaaaaccaCATCAAAGGAACTGAAATCTAGAGTTTGTCTAGACACCTTAAACACTCCCAAACCCTCAAACCAACCAAAGATAAGCCTGCTCCTGCAGCTGTTCAAACCTCTACTTACACACATCATGTCACACAGGTTTAGTTAAGTTGGCATAGCATTAGGAAAAACTCTGAACTCTCCTTTCCACCTTCTTTACCAAGAGTTATCACATACCATTCAATGAAGCATTGGATACTTAGATaagcaaaaacagaaattccTTTCTGTTAGAGGTGTTCAACAGACTATAACTCTTCCATTATGTTTCAATCAATGAGATGGATGATGAGACTTACCCTGAATTTTGTCTTGGCTCCCCATATGACAAACGTCTCATTACAGGTATGGTGTCTATGGTTTCCCCTCAATCCACCAGGCCGTATTTCACCAACATGAATGGAAACACACGATGCGGCTCCACCTTCAAACAAGTGAAAACATGAAATGTGAATCTCCAGTACcgagaaaagagaaacttaGGATTACACAATAGTCTCCTTCAAGGTTAGGCAGTCACTCCAAAGATTATCATTCCTAGAGTGACTAAAGACATAGATACTTTTCTCGATACATGcttccaaaattattttaacctcaatacattattaatctcaggaagaaaatgaaaatgataatttaaGCTACAGATTTTCTCAGTTTCAATATACTCAAGAACCCTATACGAATTGCTGTTTATCAACTTCCTAATTAACATTCGTAAGAATTGATCAGAACCTTTGAGCTCAGAATCACGAGCAAGGATAACGGGATCAAGCAACCAACCACGGTCGTCTTTCCGAGCAGGAGAAAGCGACGCCAAACCGAACCGGACCAAATTAGCCTTATCGTCGTCGTCGTAAACTTTCAAATCGGGATGACTATTTACCGTCGATTTCGGATGTGAAGAGGACGAAGAGACGTGTGATTGTGAAGAGTGTTGTAACCTGAGGGAGATCCATGTGAGCAAGAGGAACAACgagagaagcagaggaatCGCTTGAGGCTTCTTCAGTAGGTTGATTAAAGGTGACAATCTCTGGTTCTCGATCACTACTCTTCTAGGGTTTGCCATTTTCCAACTTTCTTTATCTTCCTCTGTTCATTTTGATTTGgtgttaattaattaattttgttttatagagTTTGATTAATTAGAGAGACAAAATTTGACTGGTTAGCTGGCGGGTTGAGCCAGCCCTTGCAGTAGTGCAACGCATGGGCGACTCTTGAAAGCCCAGATAGCAAGCTATCTTAGTGGGCTTTCTCCCTtaaaaaatagagttaataTCGTGTGGGCCGATGGCCCACATATCAGATATTAAACTGATAAGAACAGATACTACACTTGATCTTAGCCAAAAGGCCGAGAAAGGTATGAATTGGACAATGGGCTCagctttctttatatattacacATCTTATGACCAATGCTCTCTAACTTGTCGATGTGGGACGTTTAGAAAAATAGACTCTTTACGCATCTATAAGCAAACGCGAACATATCAATAAGAGACATTAGACATCTGGTTCAATATATGTCATGGGCTTAGCCATCTGGTTCTTGTCGGAGATTTTGACAACGTCGTCATGGTTTGAAACTATCTTGCTTCTGCCTCTGTGTGCTCTTTTGAGATCAATTGCAGCACTAGGAAAGACCATAAGAAATTGTGAGCTGGTGATACTTGAAGATCAGTGATCTGATCTGTGCGCACAGAGGAAAACTGGAATTTGATGAGtgtgtgttaaaaaaaaaagctggATCCTCCTAAAGAAGAAAGGTGGAAATTTTCGAAATTACTTCAAAAGTCTGAAAAGTGGAAGATGTTTCAGGGATCAACGTTTTTATAATTATCGATCTGCAGTTCAATGATGCTTCGACTGAGAATCATATACAAGGTATTAAAGACAAGTCTCGAGTATTGTTTGCTGGTGACTGGCCTTTGGTAGGTTCGAAGGTTTGGTCTATGTCTTCTACCTTGTGATTTGAAACGCTGAAACATAAGATTTGTCTTCATCGAACGTTAAAGTCTTCACAACCCTCATGTATTGGTTTCAGGCATAAAGGGGACACAGCTTTTCAAAAATTTGCTGACCACTCTCCATTCTTGAGCCAGGTTACGCTGCCTTTTCCGAGGTCCAAGCTAAAACCTGTGTCCAGTCAAAAGGGTTTTCACACTTTTCATTAACTGGAACCATCACAAGAGCGTAAAGACAAAAACTGATAAACTTTCTTTCATAAACTTCATACTTGAATGAGTCTAGGAACAGTCCCAGGGCGAGTCCAGTCTTCCAATAGTTAAACATGGTGATCGTGCTCCGCATCTTGTTGATTAATGGAATAGAAGCTCTGTACATTAAAGCTCCAATGCATTCAACTACAAGCACAGCCAATCCAGCAGATAGAACATCCCAGTCTCCTGTTTGTCCTATGAATGTAGAGAAAGCAGTTGCAGAGTAGAATCCCACCAAGAGAAAGAACAGTTTCTTGGGGAGATCTTTCTTTATCTCCTGAATTTTCACCAGAAGCTTACTTCTGAGAACTTGTATGGCTTTGATTAGCCGTAGACCTCTGGAGCTATTATTACTTGAAGAACCAGATGCTGGATCGAATCTGTCCCCACCAACCGAGCTTTTGATAGTTGTCCATGACATCCTCCTGAAAAATTGCAAAAGACCCACTTAAACTTGGACACTCGACAATGGATTCAACATAAGACCTTCTTTAAGACAGTAGCACATCTCACAACAATCGAGAAGTCTAAGCAAACTTGGAGGTCTAAGGATT from Arabidopsis thaliana chromosome 3, partial sequence includes these protein-coding regions:
- a CDS encoding uncharacterized protein (unknown protein; FUNCTIONS IN: molecular_function unknown; INVOLVED IN: biological_process unknown; LOCATED IN: chloroplast; EXPRESSED IN: 22 plant structures; EXPRESSED DURING: 13 growth stages; Has 14 Blast hits to 14 proteins in 7 species: Archae - 0; Bacteria - 0; Metazoa - 0; Fungi - 0; Plants - 14; Viruses - 0; Other Eukaryotes - 0 (source: NCBI BLink).), which gives rise to MKKSKRENLLSPSSSWRENHNPPRRNSNSSAVSSGCLPGFFNLFLSTFNRRKSITLGSKKREQRTVVYASPPQDSSNGQGGGIVAPPLPHNEGEGDAARVSLVGALEKCDRDLEELRRTIDVIKTTYILHKRLEVSPPTTRENFKFSGTVLAGDVVVGTHTQKNTKTTQHEPDTDTMLSMMNHHEYCCKDNKPYKVNNINLITRPDHYSIHDVISKRSTSTTTTESCGTLPLVVRRVRRSLMESVNQVCDDVASGQRREVAKIGLALHDHICRDLIAETVRELSFSDYDDDEFYQSPVDSSVCYGGGGKGQHIRRGSSNSLPFDACRRRLVF
- a CDS encoding RmlC-type cupin (unknown protein; Has 34 Blast hits to 34 proteins in 13 species: Archae - 0; Bacteria - 0; Metazoa - 0; Fungi - 0; Plants - 27; Viruses - 0; Other Eukaryotes - 7 (source: NCBI BLink).), with amino-acid sequence MANPRRVVIENQRLSPLINLLKKPQAIPLLLSLFLLLTWISLRLQHSSQSHVSSSSSHPKSTVNSHPDLKVYDDDDKANLVRFGLASLSPARKDDRGWLLDPVILARDSELKGGAASCVSIHVGEIRPGGLRGNHRHHTCNETFVIWGAKTKFRLENHEVDKGYAEVLIGEDEVAVAVSQSGTAHALVNVDPVRSTFFIGCQDHMQNNSSTSDYKVWNDL
- a CDS encoding RmlC-type cupin: MANPRRVVIENQRLSPLINLLKKPQAIPLLLSLFLLLTWISLRLQHSSQSHVSSSSSHPKSTVNSHPDLKVYDDDDKANLVRFGLASLSPARKDDRGGAASCVSIHVGEIRPGGLRGNHRHHTCNETFVIWGAKTKFRLENHEVDKGYAEVLIGEDEVAVAVSQSGTAHALVNVDPVRSTFFIGCQDHMQNNSSTSDYKVWNDL
- a CDS encoding RmlC-type cupin, producing MANPRRVVIENQRLSPLINLLKKPQAIPLLLSLFLLLTWISLRLQHSSQSHVSSSSSHPKSTVNSHPDLKVYDDDDKANLVRFGLASLSPARKDDRGWLLDPVILARDSELKGGAASCVSIHVGEIRPGGLRGNHRHHTCNETFVIWGAKTKFRVSLIIHLID
- a CDS encoding YCF20-like protein (DUF565) (Protein of unknown function (DUF565); CONTAINS InterPro DOMAIN/s: Protein of unknown function DUF565 (InterPro:IPR007572); BEST Arabidopsis thaliana protein match is: Protein of unknown function (DUF565) (TAIR:AT1G65420.1); Has 35333 Blast hits to 34131 proteins in 2444 species: Archae - 798; Bacteria - 22429; Metazoa - 974; Fungi - 991; Plants - 531; Viruses - 0; Other Eukaryotes - 9610 (source: NCBI BLink).) codes for the protein MGFAITVTLPNCGSKFLPKRSFRDKGALSLAICSLCHFLHPAQPLLVRHQRRMSWTTIKSSVGGDRFDPASGSSSNNSSRGLRLIKAIQVLRSKLLVKIQEIKKDLPKKLFFLLVGFYSATAFSTFIGQTGDWDVLSAGLAVLVVECIGALMYRASIPLINKMRSTITMFNYWKTGLALGLFLDSFKF